The following proteins are encoded in a genomic region of Spirosoma sp. SC4-14:
- a CDS encoding BlaI/MecI/CopY family transcriptional regulator: MKPTDAELEILHMLWANGPSTVRQVHETLSQSRDIGYTTALKLMQIMFEKGLLTRTEDSRSHTYSAAVSEEDTQRGLVDRFVETAFRGSASKLVMQVLGQHKTSREELDEIKKLLNNLERD; encoded by the coding sequence ATGAAGCCAACCGATGCTGAACTGGAAATCCTGCATATGCTCTGGGCAAACGGCCCCAGTACAGTACGACAGGTACACGAAACCTTGAGCCAAAGCCGCGATATTGGGTATACAACGGCGCTAAAACTAATGCAGATTATGTTCGAAAAAGGCTTATTGACCCGAACGGAAGACAGTCGTTCGCATACCTATTCGGCCGCCGTAAGTGAAGAAGACACCCAGCGGGGACTGGTCGATCGGTTTGTTGAAACAGCCTTTCGGGGATCGGCCTCAAAACTGGTCATGCAGGTGTTAGGCCAGCACAAAACATCGCGCGAAGAACTGGATGAAATTAAAAAATTGCTCAATAATCTGGAGCGGGATTGA
- a CDS encoding M3 family oligoendopeptidase, giving the protein MTSNDPVAIPARPVRRYIGEDRFQEGLDLTSWDDVKPFYEELAARPINNANELKQWLLDRSELESYLSENFAWRYIRMTCDTANEELVNRLNFFIAEIQPPMTAFGNELDKKTIDSPYLSQLTDDGYAVMVRGMKKAIEIFRDENIPLQTEIQTEERKYGAIAGAMTVVIDGQEMTLPAASDLLQATDRAVRENAWRKIWERRYQDHEALDQLFDRLRTLRHQVALNAGFANFRDYSFAALGRFDYTPDDCFNFHDSVAEAVVPLLDKLAQERKQRLSVDPLRPWDSKVDVEGRPPLKPFGTGTELLEKTIACFDRLDRSLGDDLRIMRAMGHLDLESRKGKAPGGYNYPLEEIGVPFIFMNATSSLRDLVTMVHEGGHAVHSFLTRELPLKAFRNPPMEVAELASMSMELLSMDHWDVFFENPDELRRAKLQHLESIIETLPWVATIDKFQHWIYENPTHTDADRRANWLTIYDRFADAITDWTGLESIKAYVWQRQLHLYEVPFYYIEYGIAQLGAIGIWRNYRRDAKAGLDGYKSALALGYKAPIRAIYAAANVPFDFSREHIQELMEFVWNEIEALKE; this is encoded by the coding sequence ATGACTTCAAACGATCCAGTAGCAATTCCAGCACGTCCGGTTCGCCGATATATTGGCGAAGACCGTTTTCAGGAGGGACTAGACCTGACCAGTTGGGACGATGTAAAACCTTTTTATGAAGAACTGGCCGCCCGCCCAATCAACAACGCCAACGAATTGAAACAATGGTTGCTCGACCGGAGTGAACTGGAGTCGTATTTGTCCGAAAATTTTGCGTGGCGCTACATTCGAATGACCTGCGATACGGCCAATGAAGAACTGGTCAACCGGCTCAATTTCTTTATTGCCGAGATTCAGCCACCCATGACTGCTTTTGGGAATGAGCTGGATAAAAAAACAATTGATAGCCCTTACCTGAGCCAGCTCACCGACGATGGTTATGCGGTGATGGTTCGGGGTATGAAAAAGGCGATTGAGATTTTTCGGGACGAAAACATTCCACTACAAACCGAAATCCAGACCGAAGAGCGTAAATATGGCGCTATTGCCGGTGCCATGACAGTTGTGATTGATGGTCAGGAAATGACTCTGCCAGCCGCCAGCGACCTGCTTCAGGCAACCGACCGCGCCGTTCGGGAAAATGCATGGCGTAAAATCTGGGAACGACGTTATCAGGACCACGAAGCACTCGATCAGCTTTTTGACCGGCTACGTACACTTCGCCATCAGGTTGCCCTAAACGCCGGTTTTGCCAACTTCCGCGATTACTCGTTTGCCGCACTGGGGCGCTTCGATTATACGCCCGACGATTGCTTCAATTTTCATGATTCGGTGGCCGAAGCGGTTGTACCTCTACTCGATAAATTGGCGCAGGAACGTAAACAGCGGCTAAGTGTCGATCCGCTACGGCCGTGGGATTCGAAAGTCGATGTAGAAGGTCGTCCGCCGTTGAAGCCGTTTGGAACGGGCACCGAGTTGCTCGAAAAAACCATTGCCTGTTTCGACCGGCTCGACCGGTCGTTAGGCGACGATTTGCGCATCATGCGGGCGATGGGGCATCTGGATCTGGAATCGCGGAAAGGTAAAGCTCCCGGTGGCTATAACTACCCACTCGAAGAAATTGGGGTTCCGTTCATTTTCATGAATGCTACATCGAGCCTGCGCGATCTGGTGACGATGGTTCATGAGGGTGGTCATGCCGTTCATTCATTCCTTACCCGCGAATTGCCCCTGAAAGCCTTTCGCAATCCACCAATGGAAGTTGCCGAACTGGCATCGATGAGTATGGAACTGTTGTCGATGGATCATTGGGATGTTTTCTTCGAAAACCCCGATGAACTGCGTCGCGCCAAACTTCAGCATCTCGAATCGATCATTGAAACGCTGCCGTGGGTAGCTACTATTGATAAATTTCAACACTGGATCTACGAAAACCCGACACATACGGATGCCGATCGTCGCGCAAACTGGCTAACAATTTATGACCGCTTTGCCGACGCCATTACCGACTGGACGGGCCTTGAATCCATTAAGGCATATGTCTGGCAGCGGCAACTGCATCTCTACGAAGTGCCTTTTTATTATATAGAGTACGGTATTGCTCAGTTGGGGGCTATTGGTATATGGCGGAACTACCGTCGCGATGCGAAGGCTGGCCTGGATGGCTATAAAAGTGCGCTGGCTTTGGGCTATAAAGCACCGATTCGGGCTATTTATGCAGCGGCTAACGTTCCGTTCGATTTCTCCCGCGAGCATATTCAGGAGCTGATGGAGTTCGTATGGAATGAAATTGAAGCACTAAAAGAATAA
- a CDS encoding NAD-dependent epimerase/dehydratase family protein has product MNIALVTGSAGLIGSEAVSFFADKFDLIIGIDNNMRQYFFGADGSTEWNRNRLSETYATYKHYTADIREVPQLEPIFQEYGTDIKLVLHTAAQPSHDWAAREPFTDFGVNAVGTLNMLEMTRLHAPEAVFIFTSTNKVYGDNPNFLPLIETETRWEIDQNHPYFENGIDEHMSLDHTKHSVFGASKVAADIMVQEYGRYFGMNTGVFRGGCLTGPNHSGAQLHGFLSYLMKCAITGNQYTIFGYKGKQVRDNIHSWDLVNMFWHFYQNPRPGEVYNAGGGRFANCSMLEAIALCEEISGNKMNYQYSETNRSGDHIWYISDLTKFKQHYPDWNWTYDLKQTMVQIHDSMAARLAVAK; this is encoded by the coding sequence ATGAATATTGCATTAGTAACGGGTTCGGCTGGGCTTATCGGTAGCGAAGCCGTTTCCTTTTTTGCTGATAAATTTGACCTGATTATTGGCATCGACAACAACATGCGCCAATACTTTTTTGGTGCTGATGGTTCTACTGAGTGGAACCGCAATCGGTTGTCGGAGACCTATGCCACCTATAAACATTATACGGCCGATATTCGTGAGGTGCCTCAGCTTGAACCAATCTTCCAGGAATATGGTACCGACATCAAACTAGTGTTGCATACGGCAGCACAGCCTTCGCACGACTGGGCGGCCCGTGAGCCTTTTACCGATTTCGGTGTTAACGCCGTTGGTACGCTCAATATGCTGGAGATGACTCGGCTACATGCTCCCGAAGCCGTTTTTATCTTTACCTCAACTAATAAAGTATACGGCGACAATCCGAACTTCCTGCCGCTAATCGAAACCGAGACTCGTTGGGAAATCGATCAGAACCACCCCTATTTCGAGAACGGTATTGACGAGCATATGAGCCTCGACCACACCAAACACTCGGTTTTTGGCGCTTCAAAAGTAGCGGCCGACATCATGGTGCAGGAATATGGCCGGTATTTCGGTATGAACACGGGTGTTTTCCGGGGCGGTTGCCTTACGGGCCCGAACCATTCGGGAGCTCAGTTGCACGGCTTCCTGTCTTATCTGATGAAGTGCGCTATTACGGGAAACCAATACACTATTTTTGGCTATAAAGGCAAACAGGTTCGCGACAACATCCATAGCTGGGATCTGGTGAATATGTTCTGGCATTTTTATCAGAATCCACGTCCGGGCGAAGTCTACAATGCGGGCGGTGGCCGGTTTGCCAATTGCTCCATGCTCGAAGCCATTGCCTTGTGCGAAGAAATTTCGGGTAATAAAATGAACTATCAGTATTCGGAAACCAACCGGAGTGGCGACCATATCTGGTACATTTCAGATCTGACCAAGTTCAAACAACATTACCCAGACTGGAACTGGACATACGATCTGAAACAGACGATGGTCCAGATTCATGATAGTATGGCTGCTCGTTTAGCCGTAGCGAAATAA